In Mytilus edulis chromosome 4, xbMytEdul2.2, whole genome shotgun sequence, the following proteins share a genomic window:
- the LOC139519572 gene encoding uncharacterized transmembrane protein DDB_G0289901-like → MILVVTLIFASTAGVLANGKGGIGSGVNGAISGFPSGRLSNEGIVDRRFGVGLNGQRLAAELGGTVAGTAAGLASALSGGLASSLGGAGRFSGTVGGNFRGRFGPGVSATGQGLSGFGTGVSGFGPGLSASSSDISGTGPAVSGLFTSGFGPSTSGFVTGRDDTTSRAGFINISYQAYIRLISYISSLERTLAINTGIRIGLGGSQLGSGFSGIVSGPGVQGSISTFGPSGFVSSPSGDLSVNRPAGQIVASFQPRGFVSSPSGDLSVSRPAGQIVASFQPSGFISSPSGDLSVSRPSGQIVASFQPSGFVSSPSGDLSVRGPAGQVNIPFQSTGFAGRPSDSTSASLEGSFGTDGSRTFGPVWRFGVNGVRGVADRSGVRITNGRGGPTSDGSGVSVTDGSGVRLTDGSGVRITDGSGFRTTDGRGFRITGGSGVRTTGGNGFRITHGSETGRSGLRLKSGGSTY, encoded by the exons ATGATTTTGGTTGTCACTCTCATTTTCGCCAGTACAGCTGGAGTTTTGGCAAACGGAAAAGGAg GAATTGGTTCTGGTGTAAATGGTGCCATATCTGGTTTCCCAAGTGGACGTCTTAGTAATGAAGGAATTGTAGATCGGAGATTCGGTGTTGGTTTAAATGGACAAAGATTAGCAGCAGAATTGGGTGGAACTGTCGCAGGAACTGCAGCCGGACTAGCATCTGCTCTTAGTGGAGGATTAGCTTCATCACTTGGCGGAGCAGGAAGATTTTCTGGAACAGTCGGAGGTAATTTCAGAGGCAGATTTGGACCTGGTGTGAGTGCAACTGGTCAAGGTTTGAGTGGATTTGGTACCGGTGTGAGTGGATTTGGTCCGGGTTTGAGTGCATCTAGCTCCGATATAAGTGGAACTGGTCCAGCAGTCAGTGGCCTATTCACAAGTGGATTCGGTCCTAGTACTAGCGGATTTGTTACCGGACGAGATGACACAACCAGTAGAGCAGGTTTCATTAACATAAGTTACCAGGCATACATCAGATTGATCTCTTATATTTCATCCCTCGAAAGAACCCTTGCTATCAATACAGGTATCAGAATCGGCCTTGGAGGAAGCCAGCTTGGAAGTGGATTCTCAGGAATAGTATCTGGACCAGGAGTTCAAGGTAGTATATCCACTTTCGGACCAAGTGGCTTTGTAAGTAGTCCTAGTGGCGATCTGTCAGTAAACCGCCCTGCAGGCCAAATCGTTGCATCTTTCCAACCACGAGGCTTTGTTAGCAGTCCAAGTGGTGATCTGTCCGTAAGCCGCCCTGCAGGCCAAATTGTAGCATCTTTCCAACCAAGTGGCTTTATCAGTAGTCCAAGTGGTGATCTGTCAGTAAGCCGCCCTTCAGGCCAAATTGTTGCATCTTTCCAACCAAGTGGCTTTGTAAGTAGCCCAAGTGGCGATTTGTCAGTACGTGGTCCTGCAGGTCAAGTTAATATACCTTTCCAGTCAACTGGGTTTGCTGGTAGACCAAGTGATTCTACTTCAGCAAGTTTGGAGGGGAGTTTTGGAACAGATGGCTCTAGGACATTTGGACCAGTTTGGAGATTTGGAGTGAATGGTGTCAGAGGTGTTGCAG ATCGTAGCGGAGTAAGAATTACAAACGGGAGAGGAGGTCCAACCTCAGACGGAAGTGGAGTCAGTGTCACAGACGGAAGTGGAGTCAGACTTACAGACGGAAGCGGAGTCAGAATTACAGACGGAAGTGGATTTAGAACCACAGACGGAAGAGGATTCAGAATTACAGGAGGGAGTGGAGTCAGAACTACAGGCGGAAATGGATTTAGAATCACTCACGGAAGTGAAACAGGGAGAAGTGGATTAAGACTTAAATCTGGTGGAA GTACCTATTAA